Proteins encoded in a region of the Stieleria neptunia genome:
- a CDS encoding exopolysaccharide biosynthesis protein, which translates to MSISTSHPTEDILNELENAADQHDPLTFGEMMDVLGQHTFAPVLMLVGLIMMVPGPADIPGVPTVLGLLVIVVAGQIVMHREHLWVPEWMERRKVKAERARKMASWVRKPAQWMDWLTKPRYQWLINHAGASIIAIACVLVAMTTPILEFVPFSANVAGAAIAAFALALLAKDGLVAGFAIVLSVATAGLVVYQFLGN; encoded by the coding sequence ATGTCGATTTCAACATCGCACCCCACCGAGGACATATTGAACGAACTGGAGAATGCCGCGGATCAACACGATCCGTTGACGTTCGGCGAAATGATGGACGTTCTAGGACAGCATACTTTCGCACCTGTTCTGATGCTGGTCGGTTTGATCATGATGGTTCCCGGGCCGGCCGACATTCCCGGTGTACCAACCGTTTTAGGGCTGCTCGTTATCGTTGTCGCAGGGCAGATCGTGATGCACCGCGAGCACCTTTGGGTCCCGGAGTGGATGGAACGTCGCAAGGTAAAAGCCGAGCGTGCCAGAAAGATGGCGTCATGGGTCCGCAAGCCCGCCCAATGGATGGACTGGTTGACGAAGCCTCGCTACCAGTGGCTGATCAATCATGCTGGTGCTTCGATTATTGCAATCGCTTGCGTTCTGGTCGCCATGACGACACCGATTCTTGAATTCGTGCCCTTCAGCGCGAACGTCGCCGGTGCCGCAATCGCTGCGTTTGCACTCGCTCTGTTGGCCAAAGACGGCCTGGTCGCGGGATTCGCAATCGTCCTCTCGGTCGCCACTGCCGGATTGGTCGTCTATCAATTTCTCGGGAATTGA
- a CDS encoding cysteine dioxygenase → MQPMRPGPFPRAKRSVPRVPIRTQRLRLSREDLGDYIAFQPRQFSCQLRYRAPHFEVNRFCWLGGQRSSIHGHRGSVCCVRVVEGTLTDTDFVRKPNGRSDEISRRRLVPGQFVTRAGSKIHRCGNEDSPGYELVSLHLYSPPLAPLSERVYGEAR, encoded by the coding sequence ATGCAACCGATGAGACCTGGCCCTTTTCCGCGGGCTAAAAGATCGGTGCCTCGAGTACCTATTCGGACGCAGCGGTTGCGACTCAGCCGAGAGGACTTAGGAGATTATATTGCATTTCAACCGCGGCAGTTCTCGTGTCAGCTGCGCTATCGGGCGCCGCACTTTGAAGTGAATCGCTTCTGCTGGCTCGGTGGACAACGGAGTTCGATTCACGGTCACCGAGGCAGCGTGTGCTGCGTCCGCGTCGTTGAGGGGACGCTCACCGATACCGACTTTGTCCGCAAGCCTAACGGGCGGAGCGACGAGATCAGTCGCCGCCGTCTTGTCCCAGGCCAATTCGTCACCCGCGCCGGAAGCAAAATTCACCGCTGTGGCAACGAAGATTCGCCGGGTTACGAATTGGTTTCATTGCATCTTTATTCGCCGCCGTTGGCTCCACTTTCCGAACGAGTGTACGGAGAAGCGAGGTGA
- a CDS encoding macro domain-containing protein: MGEATRLAAKQLATWQADHASRRCRSDAPRRTSLLLVGQRRVVGRCSATFVFDNPGLNLSGGVNGAILNATGPKIQEELHSFLKQKGTSAVPAGTVVPTEAGSLPFRCILHAVAIDPFYDSSVQLIRRTVKVMAERAWWPRPS, encoded by the coding sequence GTGGGCGAAGCTACGCGTCTTGCTGCGAAGCAGCTCGCGACGTGGCAAGCCGATCATGCTTCGCGTCGATGCCGTAGCGATGCACCAAGACGGACATCGCTTCTTCTTGTCGGCCAACGGCGTGTGGTTGGTCGATGCAGTGCCACCTTCGTTTTTGACAATCCCGGACTGAATCTGTCCGGCGGAGTCAACGGTGCAATCCTGAACGCGACGGGTCCGAAGATTCAAGAAGAACTTCATTCTTTCTTGAAACAGAAAGGCACGTCTGCGGTCCCCGCCGGCACCGTCGTGCCAACCGAAGCCGGCAGCTTGCCGTTTCGATGCATCCTTCACGCCGTTGCTATCGACCCATTCTATGACTCATCGGTTCAGCTTATCCGTCGAACGGTCAAGGTCATGGCCGAACGGGCCTGGTGGCCGCGGCCGTCTTGA
- a CDS encoding YeeE/YedE thiosulfate transporter family protein: protein MFDPLWKLALGLLTGMVFGLLLQKGRVAKFHVIVNQFLFRDWTVVKIMGTAVVVGAIGIYALLPTGAVSLHIKPLVWLGIVAGGLCFGAGMAIFGYCPGTSVAACGEGRRDAMVGVIGMLLGAGLYVVLYPQLSGLLKTWGDAGKVTLPEWSGTSPWLWIGVVCFGALAAFAVFDRSWGDTSPRLHKDTRQRHGAS from the coding sequence ATGTTTGATCCACTATGGAAACTGGCGCTGGGCTTGCTGACCGGAATGGTCTTCGGCCTGCTGCTGCAGAAAGGACGAGTGGCAAAGTTTCACGTGATCGTTAACCAGTTCCTGTTTCGCGACTGGACCGTTGTCAAGATCATGGGCACGGCCGTCGTGGTGGGGGCGATCGGGATATACGCGTTGCTGCCTACGGGTGCCGTTTCGCTACACATCAAGCCGCTTGTTTGGCTTGGCATCGTCGCGGGCGGGCTTTGTTTCGGAGCGGGAATGGCGATCTTTGGCTATTGCCCCGGGACCAGCGTTGCCGCCTGCGGTGAAGGCCGTCGTGACGCGATGGTAGGGGTGATCGGAATGTTGCTTGGGGCAGGACTCTACGTGGTTCTGTATCCGCAGCTCTCCGGATTGCTGAAGACTTGGGGCGACGCCGGGAAGGTGACGCTTCCGGAGTGGAGCGGTACGTCGCCCTGGCTGTGGATAGGCGTCGTCTGCTTCGGAGCATTGGCAGCGTTTGCAGTATTCGACCGCAGTTGGGGAGATACCTCGCCGAGGCTGCACAAGGACACACGCCAGCGACACGGCGCGAGCTAA
- a CDS encoding YeeE/YedE family protein, whose product MVGVGIGVLSWFAFWSADHPLGITTAFEHTSALVLKAAVPGLSESNSYYQDESPKIGWEWMLVLGVFVGSIISSFTSGDREPVTVPPLWKRRFGSSVPRRLTVALLGAGLMMFGARLAQGCTSGHGISGNLQLAASSWLFSIIFFSTAILTAFAVYGRTRNV is encoded by the coding sequence TTGGTCGGTGTGGGAATCGGCGTACTGAGTTGGTTTGCATTCTGGAGCGCCGACCATCCGCTCGGAATCACGACCGCCTTTGAACATACGTCCGCACTGGTGCTGAAGGCGGCAGTTCCTGGACTGTCCGAGTCGAACAGTTACTACCAAGATGAATCCCCGAAGATCGGGTGGGAATGGATGTTGGTACTCGGCGTTTTTGTCGGCAGCATCATCAGTTCGTTCACGTCCGGCGACAGAGAGCCGGTCACCGTGCCGCCACTATGGAAACGCCGGTTTGGATCGAGCGTGCCGCGCCGTCTGACTGTGGCCCTCCTCGGTGCCGGATTGATGATGTTCGGCGCTCGGCTGGCACAAGGGTGCACCAGTGGTCACGGCATCAGTGGAAACCTTCAACTGGCAGCTTCAAGCTGGTTGTTCTCGATCATATTTTTTTCAACAGCCATTCTGACCGCATTCGCGGTGTATGGGAGGACTCGCAATGTTTGA